In Selenomonas sp. TAMA-11512, a genomic segment contains:
- a CDS encoding Rpn family recombination-promoting nuclease/putative transposase, which yields MARIKEWEELTICDNFLFQKVMQNKRLCKRLIQKLLRIKVKNIIYPVAEKSIAIGATSKAVRLDLYVETDDGTIIDIEIQTTDDIDGWLPKRTRYYQAMIDLDVLGTGRDYIELKKSYIIFICTFDPFDLGEKVYTFSNCCHELNDLELGDETTKIFLNAKGTKGNVDKDIESFLAYVDGKAAEGKFTQDIAAEVERVKQHNETRVEYMTLMMELKQQRREGYAEGEASGKDSERLNSIRNLMDSLHWTAQQAMDALKIPAAEQGKYAAQL from the coding sequence ATGGCACGAATCAAAGAGTGGGAAGAACTCACCATCTGTGACAACTTCCTCTTTCAGAAAGTCATGCAGAACAAGCGGCTCTGCAAGCGCCTTATTCAGAAACTACTGAGAATCAAGGTCAAGAATATCATTTATCCTGTGGCAGAGAAGAGCATTGCCATCGGAGCCACCAGCAAGGCCGTTCGGCTGGATCTCTATGTCGAAACGGACGATGGCACCATCATAGATATCGAAATTCAGACCACGGATGATATTGACGGCTGGCTCCCCAAGCGCACAAGATACTATCAAGCCATGATTGACCTTGATGTACTGGGCACGGGCAGGGATTACATCGAGCTCAAGAAGTCTTATATCATCTTCATCTGCACCTTTGACCCGTTTGACTTGGGAGAGAAAGTCTATACCTTTTCCAATTGCTGCCACGAGCTTAATGACCTGGAGCTTGGCGATGAGACCACAAAAATCTTCCTAAACGCCAAGGGTACCAAGGGCAATGTGGATAAGGACATCGAGAGTTTCCTGGCATATGTAGACGGCAAAGCCGCCGAGGGTAAATTCACGCAGGACATAGCAGCCGAAGTAGAGCGTGTAAAGCAACATAACGAAACGAGGGTGGAGTATATGACGCTTATGATGGAACTCAAACAACAGAGACGTGAGGGCTATGCCGAGGGCGAAGCATCGGGCAAGGATTCTGAACGTCTTAATTCCATTCGCAATTTGATGGACTCACTGCATTGGACTGCGCAGCAGGCAATGGACGCATTGAAAATCCCTGCCGCGGAGCAGGGCAAGTATGCGGCACAGCTTTAA
- the sigH gene encoding RNA polymerase sporulation sigma factor SigH, whose translation MEAEGKENSTDSLYANLDDMTDEDVVADIKENCNGAALDYLINKYRNFVRAKARSYFLIGADREDIVQEGMIGLYKAIRDFRNDKLSSFRAFAELCVTRQIITAIKTATRQKHIPLNSYISLNKPIYDEESDRTLLDVLPGARISDPEELVICQEEFIDIEAKMEEILSDLEWRVLMSYLDGKSYQEIAGDLDRHVKSIDNALQRVKRKLERYMDTRGDDIDINTVYRGLSSINRRMHDAMDIQDQAR comes from the coding sequence ATGGAAGCAGAAGGAAAAGAGAACAGCACGGACTCTCTCTACGCCAATCTCGACGATATGACAGATGAGGATGTGGTTGCCGACATCAAGGAGAACTGCAACGGTGCTGCTCTGGACTACCTGATTAATAAATATCGCAACTTCGTTCGGGCAAAGGCACGCTCCTACTTTCTCATCGGTGCGGATCGTGAAGATATCGTGCAGGAAGGCATGATCGGGCTCTATAAAGCGATTCGCGATTTTCGCAACGACAAGCTCTCCTCGTTCCGTGCTTTTGCAGAGCTGTGTGTGACACGACAGATCATCACTGCCATCAAGACGGCGACAAGACAGAAACACATACCCCTGAACTCCTATATATCGCTCAACAAGCCCATCTACGACGAGGAATCCGATCGCACCCTGCTCGACGTATTGCCGGGGGCGCGCATCTCCGATCCGGAAGAGCTGGTCATCTGCCAGGAGGAGTTCATCGATATCGAGGCCAAGATGGAGGAGATACTCTCCGATCTCGAATGGCGTGTGTTGATGAGTTATCTCGACGGGAAGTCCTATCAGGAGATTGCGGGCGATCTCGATCGCCATGTCAAGTCGATCGACAATGCCCTGCAGCGCGTCAAGCGCAAGCTGGAGCGATACATGGATACACGAGGCGACGATATTGATATCAATACCGTCTACCGGGGGCTCAGCTCCATCAATCGTCGGATGCACGACGCCATGGATATCCAGGATCAGGCTCGTTAA
- a CDS encoding NYN domain-containing protein, producing the protein MRAGRKSHYLIDGYNVIHAWKELSSLMDDLSLARDRLVFLLSEYGAYERADITVVFDAPYTEEQAKEERYDRYLSIIYTGAGETADTVIERLAYALSLRKEVYVVTSDSAEQGVALGAGAYRIPSRELERRVKRVKKKLHRDYLGEVTLPLVRNEVGGRLDEETLKKLDALRKGF; encoded by the coding sequence GCGTGGAAGGAGCTCTCCTCCCTGATGGACGATCTCTCCCTTGCAAGAGACAGACTCGTCTTTCTCCTGTCCGAGTACGGAGCCTATGAAAGAGCGGATATCACCGTCGTCTTTGATGCGCCGTATACCGAGGAGCAGGCAAAGGAAGAGAGGTACGACAGGTATCTCTCCATCATCTATACGGGAGCCGGTGAGACGGCGGATACCGTCATTGAACGGCTCGCCTATGCGCTGTCGCTTCGGAAGGAAGTCTATGTCGTCACTTCCGACAGCGCGGAACAGGGCGTGGCATTGGGCGCGGGCGCCTATCGCATACCGAGCCGGGAGCTGGAGAGACGCGTCAAGAGAGTGAAGAAGAAGCTCCACCGAGACTATCTGGGGGAGGTCACGCTGCCGCTTGTTCGCAATGAAGTCGGCGGCAGACTGGATGAAGAAACGCTTAAAAAATTAGATGCACTCAGAAAAGGATTTTAA
- a CDS encoding type I restriction-modification system subunit M, which produces MDNKKEMERAELHRAIWQIANDLRGSVDGWDFKQYVLGTLFYRYISEKLTNYLNEEAREAGDADFDYAALSDAEAERERASLVEEQGYFIPPSELFQNVRKNVAANENLNETLEKVFHNIECSAAGTVSEGDLEGLFEDLDVNSNKLGATVKERNAKLVKLLDGVGDMSLGHYQDNTIDAFGDAYEYLMGMYASNAGKSGGEYYTPQEVSELLTRLTVIGKEQVNKVYDPACGFRVIIMTQANSQVNTRVLELLPKFKARKMNCWCAMQESFMKKNIVNSTSA; this is translated from the coding sequence ATGGACAATAAGAAGGAAATGGAGCGTGCGGAGCTGCACCGCGCCATCTGGCAGATTGCGAACGACCTGCGCGGGAGCGTGGACGGCTGGGACTTCAAGCAGTATGTGCTCGGCACGCTGTTCTATCGCTATATCTCGGAGAAACTGACGAACTACCTCAACGAAGAGGCACGCGAGGCGGGCGATGCGGACTTTGACTATGCCGCGCTGTCTGATGCGGAGGCGGAGAGGGAGCGCGCGAGCCTCGTTGAAGAGCAGGGCTATTTCATCCCGCCGAGCGAACTGTTTCAGAATGTGCGGAAAAATGTCGCCGCGAATGAAAACCTCAACGAGACGCTCGAAAAAGTCTTTCATAACATCGAATGTTCGGCGGCGGGAACGGTGAGCGAGGGCGATTTGGAAGGTCTGTTTGAAGATCTCGATGTCAACAGCAATAAGCTTGGCGCGACGGTGAAGGAGCGCAACGCGAAACTCGTCAAGCTGCTCGACGGTGTCGGGGACATGAGCCTCGGACACTACCAGGACAATACCATCGACGCTTTCGGCGACGCGTATGAGTACCTGATGGGCATGTACGCATCAAACGCAGGTAAGAGCGGAGGTGAATACTACACGCCGCAGGAGGTCTCCGAACTCCTCACGCGCCTCACTGTCATCGGCAAGGAGCAGGTCAACAAGGTATACGATCCCGCGTGTGGGTTTCGTGTCATAATAATGACACAGGCAAATAGTCAAGTAAACACAAGGGTTTTAGAGCTTCTACCAAAGTTTAAAGCTAGAAAAATGAATTGTTGGTGTGCTATGCAGGAGAGTTTTATGAAAAAAAATATTGTAAACAGTACATCAGCATAA
- a CDS encoding Zn-dependent hydrolase, with product MINQERLAQDFNVMRGITAPGEGINRLAFTDSDWEGRAYLMRQMEAAGLTLRTDAFGNVLGRLAGKDNSLPAVMCGSHSDSVPRGGNYDGLAGVLAALETVRSMREDGFQPDHPIEVVLFMCEESSRFSAATLGSRAMRGELSSEDLQHLHDKEGKTLFSVLKERGLDPENIAGAKYTQPLKAMLELHIEQGKVLEHEGIPVGIVTGIAAPARFYCDIHGAADHSGATPMPLRHDALCAAAEIILAVERAAGAQADPPVVGTVGVVDVTPGVMNVIPGDVSLGVDLRSIDANAREQVEQTVRSEIEAITRARGLRYEIRPVSKESPARMAPALVDLIAAEAEKAGIPYRRMPSGAGHDSMHWADYAPTGMIFIPCRDGISHNPAEYASIEQIVTGVQLYSAVMRRLAVRGEDIS from the coding sequence ATGATCAATCAGGAGCGTCTGGCACAGGATTTCAATGTAATGCGGGGGATTACGGCGCCCGGCGAAGGGATTAACCGCCTCGCGTTCACGGACAGCGACTGGGAGGGGCGCGCTTATCTCATGCGTCAGATGGAGGCGGCGGGACTGACTCTGCGTACGGACGCCTTCGGAAACGTCCTCGGCCGTCTTGCGGGAAAGGACAACAGCCTCCCCGCCGTCATGTGCGGCTCGCACAGCGACAGCGTTCCGCGCGGCGGCAACTACGACGGTCTAGCGGGCGTGCTCGCGGCGCTCGAAACCGTACGCAGCATGCGCGAGGACGGGTTTCAGCCGGATCACCCCATCGAGGTTGTCCTCTTCATGTGTGAGGAGTCTAGCCGCTTTTCCGCCGCGACGCTCGGCAGCCGCGCCATGCGCGGCGAGCTCTCGTCCGAGGACCTGCAGCATCTGCACGACAAAGAGGGAAAGACGCTCTTCTCTGTGCTGAAGGAGCGCGGACTTGATCCTGAGAACATCGCGGGAGCGAAGTACACGCAGCCGCTCAAGGCGATGCTCGAGCTGCACATCGAACAGGGCAAGGTGCTTGAGCATGAGGGGATTCCTGTCGGCATCGTCACAGGCATCGCCGCACCCGCCCGCTTTTACTGTGACATTCACGGAGCCGCGGATCACAGCGGCGCGACGCCCATGCCTCTGCGCCATGACGCGCTCTGCGCGGCGGCGGAGATCATCCTCGCGGTGGAGCGCGCCGCCGGCGCGCAGGCAGATCCGCCCGTCGTCGGCACGGTCGGCGTCGTTGATGTCACCCCGGGCGTGATGAACGTCATCCCCGGCGACGTATCGCTTGGCGTCGACCTGCGAAGCATTGACGCAAATGCGCGTGAGCAGGTCGAGCAAACGGTCCGCAGCGAGATTGAAGCCATCACGCGCGCACGCGGACTCCGTTATGAGATTCGCCCCGTCAGCAAGGAGAGTCCCGCACGCATGGCCCCTGCCCTCGTCGACCTCATCGCCGCCGAGGCGGAGAAGGCAGGCATTCCCTATCGCAGGATGCCAAGCGGCGCGGGGCATGACAGCATGCACTGGGCGGACTACGCGCCGACGGGCATGATCTTCATCCCCTGCCGGGACGGCATCAGCCACAATCCCGCCGAGTACGCGAGCATCGAGCAGATTGTCACAGGCGTTCAGCTCTATTCCGCGGTCATGCGCCGTCTTGCCGTGCGCGGGGAGGATATATCGTAG
- a CDS encoding flavodoxin, which translates to MNRMKFCSLLTALVVALALLAGCGSETAMEQPAPDAGKAEAPADRDFGKLKGKKIMVAYYSRADENTGVGVIEKGNTEILAERIAEDLGADIYKIEPEKPYPKDYKEATDVAKEEKAKNARPAVKGEIPDLSGYDVIFLGYPIWWGDLPMTVYTFLEHESFRGKIIVPFCTHEGSGIGSTPETIVQLTRPLGLLPPLEMRGTKAQKERDEAKAEVDNWLEGLGKDDSL; encoded by the coding sequence ATGAATCGTATGAAATTCTGCTCGCTTTTGACAGCGCTTGTCGTCGCGCTCGCGCTTCTCGCGGGCTGCGGCAGTGAGACCGCGATGGAACAGCCCGCGCCTGACGCGGGAAAGGCGGAAGCGCCGGCCGACAGGGATTTCGGCAAGCTGAAGGGCAAGAAAATCATGGTGGCTTACTACTCGCGCGCCGATGAGAATACGGGCGTGGGCGTCATTGAGAAGGGCAATACCGAGATACTTGCCGAGCGTATCGCAGAAGATCTGGGGGCGGATATCTACAAGATAGAGCCGGAAAAGCCCTATCCGAAGGACTATAAAGAGGCGACCGACGTCGCCAAAGAGGAAAAGGCAAAGAACGCGAGACCGGCAGTCAAGGGCGAGATTCCCGACCTGTCGGGATACGATGTCATCTTCCTTGGCTATCCCATCTGGTGGGGCGATCTCCCCATGACAGTCTACACCTTCTTGGAGCATGAGAGCTTCCGAGGGAAGATCATTGTCCCCTTCTGCACGCATGAGGGCAGCGGCATCGGAAGCACGCCGGAAACGATCGTGCAGCTCACGCGGCCGCTGGGGCTCCTGCCTCCGCTGGAGATGCGCGGCACCAAGGCGCAAAAGGAGCGGGACGAGGCCAAGGCGGAAGTCGATAACTGGCTCGAAGGGCTTGGCAAAGACGACTCCCTGTAA